A stretch of Aerococcus urinaehominis DNA encodes these proteins:
- the ychF gene encoding redox-regulated ATPase YchF encodes MALTAGIVGLPNVGKSTLFNAITKSSVEAANYPFATIDPNVGVVEVPDQRLDDITEKVNPKKTVPTTFEFTDIAGIVKGASKGEGLGNKFLANIREVDAICHVVRCFADENITHVSGGIDPKDDIETINLELILADLESVSKRYEKAVKMAKSKDHDAVVEAEVLGKIKACLEDSKPARLADLNEEETAVAKQLFLLTMKPVLYVANVEESEAAGDGNEYVDQVREIADQEGAEVVIVSAKIEEDLATLDDEERAMFLEDLGLDQSGLDVLIQKAYTLLGLATYFTAGEQEVRAWTFKKGMKAPQAAGVIHSDFERGFIRAETVSYEDLMTYGSMQACKEHGRYRSEGKDYLVQDGDIMLFRFNV; translated from the coding sequence ATGGCTTTAACAGCTGGAATTGTGGGCCTACCTAATGTTGGTAAGTCAACTTTATTTAATGCAATTACTAAATCCTCAGTTGAGGCAGCCAATTATCCCTTTGCCACTATCGATCCTAATGTTGGGGTAGTTGAAGTACCTGATCAGCGTCTGGATGATATTACAGAAAAAGTAAACCCTAAAAAGACTGTACCAACAACTTTTGAGTTTACTGATATTGCTGGTATCGTAAAGGGGGCAAGCAAGGGTGAGGGCCTAGGTAATAAATTTTTAGCTAATATTCGGGAAGTGGATGCTATTTGCCATGTTGTCCGTTGCTTTGCTGATGAAAATATCACCCACGTATCTGGGGGTATAGATCCTAAGGATGATATTGAAACCATCAACTTAGAATTGATTTTAGCCGACCTGGAGTCAGTATCTAAGCGCTATGAAAAAGCTGTGAAAATGGCTAAGTCAAAAGATCACGACGCAGTTGTAGAGGCTGAGGTTTTAGGGAAAATAAAAGCCTGCTTGGAAGATTCTAAGCCTGCCCGCCTGGCTGATCTTAATGAGGAAGAAACAGCTGTTGCTAAGCAACTTTTCCTTCTAACCATGAAGCCAGTGCTTTATGTTGCTAACGTAGAGGAATCAGAAGCCGCCGGTGATGGTAATGAATATGTCGACCAGGTACGGGAAATTGCTGACCAAGAAGGGGCCGAAGTTGTCATCGTATCGGCCAAAATTGAGGAAGATTTGGCCACTCTTGATGATGAGGAGCGAGCTATGTTTTTAGAAGATCTTGGTTTGGACCAATCAGGTTTGGATGTCTTGATCCAAAAAGCTTATACGCTATTAGGCTTAGCTACTTACTTTACAGCTGGTGAACAGGAAGTACGTGCCTGGACCTTTAAAAAGGGGATGAAGGCACCTCAAGCAGCTGGCGTTATTCACTCTGATTTCGAGCGTGGCTTTATCCGAGCTGAGACCGTATCTTATGAAGACTTGATGACTTATGGGTCGATGCAAGCTTGCAAGGAGCACGGTCGTTATCGCTCAGAAGGCAAGGATTATCTTGTGCAAGACGGCGATATTATGTTATTTAGATTTAACGTGTAG
- the mnmG gene encoding tRNA uridine-5-carboxymethylaminomethyl(34) synthesis enzyme MnmG, with the protein MQTYQAGTYDVIVVGGGHAGSEASLAAARMGMNTLLVTLNIDMIAFMPCNPSVGGPAKGVVVREIDALGGEMGRNVDKTYIQMRMLNTGKGPAVRALRAQTDKDDYAKEMRKTLEKQENLTIKQATVEDLMIEDNQVKGVITQTGAIYQAKAVILTTGTAARGEIIIGDLKYSSGPNNSQAAERLTANLADKYDFDITRFKTGTPPRIDKASIDYSKTEIQPGDKDPHHFSFMSSDQDYLDYDQQVPCYLTYTNEETHRIIRDNLERAPMFTGIVEGVGARYCPSIEDKVVRFADKPKHQIFLEPEGRDNEEIYVQGLSTSLPEDVQVAMLQTVAGLEQARIMRDGYAIEYDVVRPHQLKATLETKAVANLYTAGQTNGTSGYEEAAGQGLVAGINAALKIQGREPFILGRDEAYIGVMIDDLVTKGTTEPYRLLTSRAEYRLLLRHDNADLRLTEKGYQLGLVTDDQYQSYLANKKAVEAEIERLTATRLKPSSDLQDYLADHHSAQLKDGILAADLLKRPELSIQDILKFAPTTENYPRQVYEQVEIQIKYAGYIKKAEQNVDRLHRMEAKQIPEDIDWDAIESLATEARERLKEINPRTLAQASRVSGVNPADISVLMVYLKSGRVKRLNQ; encoded by the coding sequence ATGCAAACCTACCAAGCAGGTACTTATGATGTCATTGTTGTAGGTGGTGGACATGCTGGTTCTGAAGCTAGTTTGGCTGCTGCTCGTATGGGAATGAATACACTATTAGTAACTTTAAATATTGACATGATTGCCTTTATGCCCTGTAACCCTTCTGTCGGTGGACCGGCTAAAGGGGTCGTGGTTAGAGAAATTGATGCTCTAGGTGGTGAAATGGGTCGCAATGTTGATAAGACCTACATTCAAATGCGGATGCTTAATACAGGCAAGGGTCCGGCTGTACGCGCTCTTAGGGCACAAACTGATAAGGATGATTATGCTAAGGAAATGCGAAAAACCTTAGAAAAGCAAGAAAATCTGACTATTAAACAGGCCACTGTAGAAGACTTAATGATTGAAGATAATCAAGTGAAGGGTGTTATTACGCAAACTGGCGCAATCTATCAAGCCAAAGCTGTTATTTTGACTACCGGTACAGCTGCCCGGGGAGAGATTATTATTGGTGATTTGAAGTATAGTTCGGGACCTAACAATTCTCAGGCGGCAGAAAGATTAACTGCTAACTTAGCAGATAAATATGATTTTGACATTACGCGCTTTAAAACTGGGACACCACCGCGAATTGATAAGGCAAGTATTGACTACAGCAAAACTGAAATTCAGCCAGGTGATAAAGACCCACACCACTTTTCTTTTATGTCTAGTGACCAAGACTATCTAGACTATGATCAGCAAGTGCCTTGCTATTTGACCTATACCAATGAGGAGACCCACCGAATTATTCGGGATAACCTGGAGCGGGCGCCGATGTTTACGGGTATTGTCGAAGGTGTTGGCGCTCGGTATTGTCCTTCTATAGAAGATAAGGTCGTGCGTTTTGCTGATAAACCCAAGCACCAGATTTTCTTAGAACCAGAAGGGCGAGATAATGAAGAAATTTATGTGCAAGGTTTATCAACTTCTTTGCCTGAAGATGTGCAAGTGGCTATGTTGCAAACGGTAGCCGGTTTAGAACAGGCCCGTATCATGCGGGACGGCTATGCAATTGAGTATGATGTGGTTCGGCCTCATCAATTAAAGGCTACTTTGGAGACTAAGGCTGTAGCAAATCTTTATACAGCTGGCCAGACTAATGGTACCTCAGGTTATGAAGAGGCAGCCGGACAGGGCTTAGTTGCTGGTATCAATGCAGCCTTGAAAATACAAGGCCGTGAGCCTTTTATTCTAGGTCGTGATGAGGCTTATATTGGTGTAATGATTGATGATTTGGTAACTAAGGGTACGACAGAACCTTATCGTTTATTAACCTCACGCGCTGAGTATCGGTTACTCCTCCGTCATGATAATGCTGATTTGCGTCTGACAGAAAAAGGCTACCAATTAGGCTTGGTTACTGATGACCAATATCAAAGCTATTTAGCCAATAAAAAAGCAGTTGAAGCAGAAATTGAACGCTTAACAGCGACACGTTTAAAACCTAGTTCGGACTTACAAGATTATTTAGCTGACCATCATTCGGCCCAATTAAAAGACGGCATTCTAGCTGCTGATCTTTTGAAACGACCTGAGCTTAGTATCCAAGATATTTTGAAATTTGCACCGACTACCGAAAATTACCCGCGTCAAGTCTACGAACAGGTTGAAATTCAAATAAAATATGCAGGTTATATTAAAAAGGCTGAGCAAAATGTCGACCGTCTTCACCGGATGGAAGCCAAACAGATTCCCGAAGATATTGATTGGGACGCCATTGAGAGTCTAGCAACTGAAGCACGTGAGCGCTTGAAGGAAATCAATCCGCGTACCCTAGCCCAGGCTAGCCGAGTATCAGGTGTTAATCCGGCTGATATCTCTGTATTAATGGTTTATCTTAAGTCTGGACGGGTTAAACGTCTTAACCAATAA
- a CDS encoding response regulator transcription factor: MKILVVDDDKEIVELLTIYASNEGYEVVQAFDGEEALKKIVEHPDINLIILDIMMPGKDGVTVVKELRSRDVATPIILLSAKSTDMDKITGLTTGADDYVTKPFNPLEVMARVKSLLRRANMETDVNSDLIEVGPLIIEKNSHEVKTIEGVEIQLTALEFGILYLLASHPNTVFSADEIFERVWQQESVVSAKTVMVHVSHLRDKLEAATGGDKVISTVWGVGYKISAPSK, encoded by the coding sequence ATGAAAATTTTAGTTGTTGATGACGACAAGGAAATTGTTGAATTACTAACAATCTATGCCAGTAATGAAGGTTATGAAGTTGTTCAAGCCTTTGATGGTGAAGAAGCCCTGAAAAAAATCGTCGAACATCCAGATATTAATTTGATTATTTTAGATATTATGATGCCAGGTAAGGATGGTGTAACGGTTGTTAAGGAATTACGAAGCCGTGACGTCGCAACGCCGATTATTCTTTTATCAGCTAAATCCACTGACATGGATAAGATTACTGGTTTGACCACTGGCGCAGATGACTATGTTACCAAGCCTTTTAATCCGCTAGAGGTAATGGCTAGAGTAAAATCTTTGTTACGTCGAGCCAATATGGAGACTGATGTCAATTCAGACTTGATTGAAGTTGGGCCACTAATAATTGAAAAAAATTCTCATGAAGTAAAAACTATTGAAGGTGTCGAAATTCAATTAACAGCTTTAGAATTTGGCATTTTATACTTATTAGCTAGCCACCCTAATACAGTTTTCTCAGCTGATGAAATTTTTGAGCGGGTATGGCAGCAAGAGTCAGTTGTTTCAGCTAAAACTGTTATGGTCCATGTTAGCCATTTACGCGACAAGTTAGAAGCGGCTACCGGTGGCGACAAGGTTATTTCAACGGTCTGGGGAGTTGGCTATAAAATTTCAGCGCCTAGCAAATAG
- a CDS encoding DUF951 domain-containing protein, translating to MVSKEYGLADIVEMKKPHPCGENAWKIIRMGADIRIKCQGCGQPVMMPRREFEKKMKKVSQPAQAETE from the coding sequence ATGGTAAGTAAAGAATATGGATTAGCTGATATTGTGGAAATGAAAAAGCCCCATCCTTGCGGTGAGAACGCTTGGAAAATTATTCGGATGGGAGCTGATATCCGAATTAAATGCCAGGGGTGTGGCCAGCCAGTGATGATGCCCCGCCGTGAGTTCGAGAAAAAAATGAAGAAAGTTAGTCAACCTGCTCAAGCAGAGACAGAATAA
- a CDS encoding ParB/RepB/Spo0J family partition protein: MTKQNKKKSGLGQGMGAFFNTDAIYQSEVKAENKFEDPQLKAQQEAQGQVSELAVDEIRPNPYQPRHHFDQEALQELAQSIKQTGLFQPITVRQSTIKGYELIAGERRLRAAKLAGLETIPAIVRDVTDSQMVEMAIVENLQREDLNPIEEAMAYQQMMDQLSLTQAQVADRLTKSRSHVANHLRLLRLNPEVQEMVQTGQLSMGQARTLLGLKHHQDQVKLAHKVVDEGMTVRQLEDLVQALNEPAEVTRISQNDPVQVPAYVRESEDKLMDKFGTAVKIKSRGHKGKIEIEYLSEEDLTRILDLLDVRIDD; this comes from the coding sequence ATGACCAAGCAGAATAAGAAAAAATCTGGTTTAGGCCAGGGCATGGGGGCTTTCTTTAACACAGATGCAATCTACCAATCAGAGGTTAAGGCTGAAAATAAATTTGAAGACCCCCAACTTAAGGCCCAACAAGAGGCCCAGGGGCAGGTGAGTGAATTAGCAGTTGATGAGATTCGTCCTAATCCCTATCAACCTCGCCATCATTTTGACCAAGAAGCCTTACAAGAATTGGCCCAGTCAATTAAGCAAACTGGTCTATTCCAACCCATTACTGTAAGACAATCAACCATTAAGGGTTATGAATTAATCGCCGGTGAACGCCGGTTACGAGCCGCTAAGTTGGCTGGTTTAGAAACCATCCCAGCTATTGTCCGTGATGTTACTGATAGCCAAATGGTTGAAATGGCCATCGTTGAAAATTTACAGCGTGAAGACCTAAATCCTATTGAAGAGGCCATGGCCTATCAACAAATGATGGACCAGTTAAGTTTAACCCAAGCCCAGGTGGCTGATCGTCTGACTAAGAGCCGGTCCCATGTCGCTAATCACTTGCGACTCCTAAGACTAAATCCTGAAGTCCAAGAGATGGTGCAAACCGGTCAGCTTTCTATGGGACAGGCTAGGACGCTATTAGGACTGAAACATCATCAGGACCAGGTTAAATTAGCTCATAAAGTAGTTGATGAGGGTATGACCGTTAGGCAGCTAGAAGATTTAGTACAAGCTTTGAATGAACCAGCTGAAGTCACCCGAATTAGCCAAAATGACCCTGTCCAAGTTCCTGCTTATGTACGTGAGAGTGAAGATAAATTAATGGACAAGTTTGGCACGGCTGTTAAAATTAAAAGCCGTGGCCACAAGGGCAAAATTGAAATTGAATACCTATCAGAAGAGGATTTAACCCGAATTCTTGACCTACTTGATGTACGGATTGATGATTAA
- a CDS encoding D-2-hydroxyacid dehydrogenase, producing the protein MKAVILDGFPANPGDLDWQVVADQVDQLTIYDRTPVDQVVSRIADHDIVIVNKVVISADIIAACPNIKLIVVSATGYNNIDLEAAKCAGIKVANVPAYSTTTVAQHVFAFILALTNQVANFNQSVQRGDWVASPDFCYGHKGAITELAGLTLGLVGYGDIAQAVARIATAFGMRVIYWNHRPKVVAGVPGVQVEWLDLVSQADIVSLHVPLTNQTNQMINQEIFSVMKQTAWLINTARGPLVNQEDLSMALKNKQIAGAGIDVIDQEPMPADHPLLGLDQVLITPHVAWASKQARQRLIQVVADNIASFKLGQDLNRLEP; encoded by the coding sequence ATGAAGGCAGTCATATTAGATGGTTTTCCAGCTAATCCTGGCGATTTAGATTGGCAAGTGGTCGCAGACCAAGTTGATCAATTGACTATTTATGATCGGACACCAGTTGACCAGGTAGTTAGTCGTATAGCCGACCATGACATTGTTATTGTAAATAAGGTGGTTATATCCGCAGATATCATTGCAGCCTGTCCTAATATAAAATTAATAGTGGTGTCAGCTACGGGCTATAATAATATCGATTTAGAGGCAGCCAAGTGTGCTGGCATCAAGGTAGCCAATGTGCCTGCTTACTCAACGACAACTGTAGCTCAGCATGTCTTTGCTTTCATCTTGGCTCTAACTAACCAAGTCGCTAACTTTAACCAGTCGGTTCAAAGGGGAGATTGGGTGGCAAGTCCTGATTTTTGTTATGGTCACAAGGGAGCAATTACTGAGTTAGCAGGTTTGACTTTGGGCTTAGTTGGTTATGGTGATATTGCCCAAGCTGTGGCTAGAATTGCTACAGCCTTCGGTATGCGCGTGATTTATTGGAACCACCGACCTAAAGTAGTGGCGGGTGTACCAGGCGTTCAAGTTGAATGGTTGGATCTAGTGAGTCAAGCAGATATTGTATCGCTCCATGTGCCGTTGACCAATCAAACTAATCAGATGATTAACCAGGAAATTTTTTCAGTTATGAAGCAGACAGCCTGGTTAATTAACACCGCCCGTGGCCCTCTAGTAAACCAGGAAGATTTATCTATGGCGCTTAAAAATAAGCAAATTGCTGGCGCCGGTATTGATGTGATTGACCAGGAGCCGATGCCAGCTGACCATCCCTTATTAGGCCTTGACCAGGTTCTGATTACCCCGCATGTCGCTTGGGCATCTAAGCAGGCTCGGCAACGATTAATACAAGTAGTAGCTGATAATATTGCTAGTTTTAAACTTGGTCAGGACTTGAACCGCCTTGAGCCTTAG
- the rsmG gene encoding 16S rRNA (guanine(527)-N(7))-methyltransferase RsmG has protein sequence MNPEDFKLALAEQGINLNSQQMAQFDSYYQLLVSWNEKMNLTAITDRDEVYLKHFYDSLTLAFHHDLSQPLRLVDVGSGAGFPAIPLKIAFPNLEVTIVDSLNKRINFLNTAIAELELKNCQAFHDRAETFGQNNDYRASFDLATARAVAKLAVLAEFCLPLVKKGGSFIAMKAAKTDEELAEAQFAIANLGGKFIEDIAFSLPDEAGQRHLVKIEKRKETPNKYPRRPGLPMKKPLIK, from the coding sequence ATGAATCCCGAAGATTTTAAGTTAGCCTTGGCTGAACAAGGTATTAACCTAAATAGCCAGCAGATGGCCCAATTTGACAGTTATTATCAACTACTGGTTAGTTGGAATGAAAAGATGAATTTAACAGCTATTACTGACCGAGATGAGGTTTATCTGAAGCATTTTTATGACTCATTAACCCTAGCCTTTCACCACGACCTCAGCCAGCCTTTGCGCTTGGTTGATGTGGGGTCAGGAGCAGGATTCCCAGCTATTCCACTAAAAATTGCTTTTCCAAATTTGGAAGTAACCATTGTTGATAGTCTCAACAAGCGGATTAATTTCCTTAATACGGCAATTGCCGAATTGGAGCTTAAAAATTGCCAGGCTTTTCATGATAGGGCCGAGACTTTTGGTCAAAATAACGACTATAGGGCTAGCTTCGACTTAGCAACAGCCCGAGCGGTAGCTAAATTGGCAGTATTAGCGGAATTTTGCCTACCGCTAGTAAAAAAAGGTGGATCTTTTATCGCTATGAAGGCGGCTAAAACAGATGAGGAATTAGCTGAAGCGCAATTTGCAATTGCTAATCTAGGTGGTAAATTTATTGAAGATATTGCTTTTTCTCTTCCAGATGAGGCTGGTCAACGCCACCTAGTTAAAATCGAGAAGCGTAAGGAAACACCAAATAAGTATCCGCGTCGGCCTGGCTTGCCCATGAAAAAACCTTTGATCAAATAA
- a CDS encoding ParA family protein translates to MGKIIAVANQKGGVGKTTTTVNLAAALAYLGKKVLLVDSDAQGNATSGLGVSKSDAKYDIYDVLVNDVDLNQVITDSSRENLQVVPATIQLSGAEVELTNVAKREQRLKQALEKVKDQYDYIFIDCPPSLGHLTLNAFTAADAILIPVQSEYYALEGLSQLIGTLQMVQTHFNPELKLEGVLMTMYDARTNLSNEVVAEVKKYFGPAVYDTLIPRNVRLSEAPSYGQSIIDYDIKSRGAEVYLELAKEVLANDQAE, encoded by the coding sequence ATGGGTAAGATAATAGCTGTCGCTAATCAAAAAGGGGGCGTCGGTAAGACGACAACTACCGTTAATTTAGCTGCGGCCCTGGCTTATTTAGGGAAAAAAGTCTTGTTAGTCGATAGTGATGCCCAGGGCAATGCGACTAGTGGTTTAGGCGTATCTAAGTCTGACGCCAAGTATGATATTTATGATGTTTTGGTCAATGATGTTGACTTAAACCAAGTGATAACGGATTCTAGTCGAGAAAATTTACAAGTCGTACCAGCCACGATTCAGCTGTCAGGGGCGGAAGTAGAACTAACTAATGTAGCTAAACGTGAGCAACGACTTAAGCAGGCCTTAGAAAAGGTTAAGGACCAGTATGATTATATATTTATTGATTGTCCACCATCCTTAGGTCATTTAACTTTAAATGCTTTCACTGCGGCTGATGCGATTTTAATTCCTGTCCAGAGCGAGTACTATGCGCTAGAGGGCTTGAGTCAGCTAATTGGGACCTTGCAAATGGTACAAACGCACTTCAATCCAGAACTTAAACTAGAGGGCGTATTGATGACCATGTATGATGCGCGGACTAATTTATCTAATGAAGTGGTAGCTGAAGTTAAAAAATACTTTGGCCCAGCGGTATATGACACCTTGATACCACGAAATGTGCGCTTATCTGAAGCACCATCTTACGGTCAATCAATTATTGACTATGATATTAAATCGCGTGGTGCTGAGGTCTATCTAGAGTTGGCAAAGGAAGTGTTAGCAAATGACCAAGCAGAATAA
- a CDS encoding DUF1129 domain-containing protein, translating into MTEEQQVNGQAETQARQAKIKELYPQLTKRNADFMHQFNRYFDTQAYKGDGQLLELTMLEDLVAGQKEGRTAQQLYGQPSLYAQTVVQGSREQPAYQGNNPFWHYWLEGGLFIGGLFAAVSGITMLLNSGNNADQATGLVTLILNFIFGGLAIAVLTKFQPDTSKPKGQQGLGRYIGVAVVTLIVWIIFITGSAVLIPSTLNIQLPAFVYIAIAALSFVGRWWFKKEYNIKSSIF; encoded by the coding sequence ATGACTGAAGAACAACAAGTAAATGGCCAGGCTGAAACTCAGGCCCGCCAGGCTAAAATAAAAGAACTTTACCCTCAACTAACCAAACGTAACGCTGATTTTATGCATCAATTTAATCGTTATTTTGATACTCAGGCCTATAAGGGGGACGGTCAGTTACTAGAATTAACGATGCTAGAGGACTTAGTGGCTGGACAAAAAGAAGGACGGACGGCCCAACAATTATATGGTCAACCTAGCCTATATGCTCAAACAGTTGTTCAGGGTAGCCGGGAGCAACCAGCTTACCAAGGTAATAATCCCTTCTGGCACTATTGGTTAGAAGGCGGTTTATTTATCGGGGGGCTATTTGCAGCTGTTTCTGGGATAACCATGTTATTGAATTCTGGCAACAACGCTGATCAGGCAACCGGCCTAGTAACCTTAATTTTAAACTTTATTTTTGGCGGTCTAGCGATTGCTGTTTTAACTAAGTTTCAACCTGACACCAGCAAGCCTAAAGGGCAACAAGGCTTGGGGCGTTATATAGGAGTTGCGGTAGTCACCCTAATTGTTTGGATTATATTTATTACTGGTTCGGCAGTTCTAATTCCGTCAACTTTAAATATTCAGCTACCAGCCTTCGTATATATCGCGATTGCTGCCTTATCTTTTGTGGGGCGCTGGTGGTTTAAGAAAGAGTATAATATCAAGTCATCAATTTTCTAA